From the genome of Oncorhynchus masou masou isolate Uvic2021 chromosome 15, UVic_Omas_1.1, whole genome shotgun sequence:
GTAAGTACATTATGGTTGAAATAACACGTTTTCCAAGAATAAAAGATCATTATAATTGAATAATGGATCCCGTATCAAGTTTCCTCCTTTTCTAtttctactgaactctactatattctactgtaaaGTACTATGttgtactgtactatattctactgtactctactctattctactgtactgtattctactgtcctgtactctattctactgtactgtattctactgtactgcactgtactgtattctactgtaataTATTCTACTGTACAATATTCTACTGTACaatattctactgtactatactacattctactgtactgtactctattctactgtactgtactctattctactgtactgtactctattctactgtactctactctattctactgtactgtattctactgtactgtactctattgcactgtactgtattctactctactctactgtacaatattctactgtactatactacattctactgtactgtactctattctactgtactgtactctattctactgtactgtactctattctactgtactgtactaaattgtactgtattctactgtactgtactctattctactgtactctattctactgtactctactctattctactgtactgtattctactgtactgtactctattctactgtactgcactgtactgtattctactctactctactgtacaatattctactgtactgtattctactgtactatactacattctactgtactgtactatattctactgtactatattctactgtactctattctactgtactgtactaaattGTACtgtattccactgtactgtattctactgtactgcactgtactgtagtctactctactctattctactgtaatatattgtactgtactgtattctactctattctactgtactatattctactgtactatactacattctactgtactgcactgtactatattctactgtactctattctactgtactgtactatattgtactgtactctattctactgtactctactacatTCTAATAACAGCCATTATCTTGTCCTTATCTTTCAGTGGGGATCCTATCCCTCGTATAGAGTTTACAGAGGAGGAGTTGGCGACGTGGGCGGTGGTGTACCGGGAGCTCAACAAGCTGTACCCTACCCACGCCTGTAGAGAGTACCTGAAGAATCTGCCTCTACTGGCCAAACACTGTGAATGTAGAGAGGATAACATACCCCAGCTAGAGGACGTATCACGCTTCCTTAGAGGTGAGATGGGTGGAGGGTGGCTtgtgtatatactgtgtgtgtgtgtgtgtgtgtgttagagagagacacacacacagatagataaacagagggacagaaacaaagagatacagacagagcaaGAGTGTGTTAGACTTTAATggtaaaataaatgtaacaaatataactcagcaaaaaaaagaaatgccctttttcaggaccctacTTCCAAAGAtaacaaataacttcacagatcttcactataaagggtttaaacactttctctatttctctactattgtaaagtggctgttccactggatgtcagaaggtgaattcaccaatttgtaagtcgctctggataagagcgtctgctaaatgacttaaatgtaaatgtttcccatgtttgttcaatgaaccataaacaattcatgaacatgcacctgtggaaggttcgttaagacactaacagcttacagacggcaggcaattaaggtcacagttaggaaaacttaggacactaaagaggcctttctactgactgaaaaacaccaaaagaaagatgcccagggtccctactcatctgcgtgaacgtgccttaggcatgctgcaaggaggcatgaggactacatatgtggccaggacaataaattgcaatgtctgcaCTGTGAAACACCTAAGACcatgctacagggagacaggatggacagctgatcatcctcgcagtggcagaccatgtgtaaaaacacctgcacaggatcggtacatccgaacatcacacctgcgggacaggtacaggatggcaacaactgcccgagttacaccaggaacgcacaatccctccatcagtgctcagactgtccgcaataggctgagagaggctggactgagggcttgtaggtctgttgtaaggcaggtcctcaccagacatcactggcaacaacgtcgcctatgggcacaaacccaccgttgctggaccagacatgactggcaagaagtgctcttcactgacgagtcacggttttgtctcaccaggggtgatggtcggattcacgtttattgtcgaaggaatgagcgttacactgaggcctgtactctggagcggaatcgaggtggagggtccatcatggtctggggtggtgtgtcacagcatcatcggactgagcttgttgtcattgcaggcaatctcaacactgtgcattacagggaagacatcctccctcatgtggtacccttcctgcaggctcatcctgacctgaccctccagcatgacaacgccaccagccatactgcttgttctgtgcatgatttactgcaagacaggaatgtcagtgttctgccatggcctcCGAagtgcccggatctcaatcccattgagcacgtctgggacctgttggatcggagggttagggctagggccattcccccagaaatgtcccgGGAACTTGGAGgaatggggtaacatctcacagcaagaacgggcaaatctggtgcagtccatgaggagatgcactgtagtacttagtatatggtgtggccaccagctgcattgactgttactttgattttgacccccccccccctgttttgttcagggacacattataccatttctgttagtcacatgtctgtggaacttgttcagtttgtctcagttgttgaatcttgttatgttcatacacatatttatacatgttaagtttgctgaaaagaaACAGTTTTTATATAATATTTTGTAAGATTGATCAGGAACAGGCCTCTGTTTGTGACAGTTTGGATCCAGTATGTGACATTGCCTTGAATCTTTTAGAGCGGACAGGCTTTACCATCAGGCCTGTGGCAGGTTACCTCTCCCCCAGAGACTTCCTGGCTGGTCTGGCCTTCCGTGTGTTCCACTGTACCCAGTATGTCCGCCACGGCTCCGACCCCCTCTACACACCAGAGCCGTAAGTACCCCAATACATCATTTATTTTAGCAGGGTGTCCCATTTAGACCAAGGTCTCTCTTGCAAGTGAGCCCTGCATTTTTGCAGTTACACAACAATTCCATCAGCACGGCAGCATAGGAAATACAAAACATGCATACACAATGATCACGAACAACCACATTCCTCAGTGAAGGGCCCTTAACCAACATTCTGAATGACCTGAAAAGTATGTCCCAACTGTAGGGTATAATCTCATCATTAGCTAGATTCTCCATttattctgtgtttatttacctTGCATACTACACACATTGCACACTacatacattacacactacaTATTACATACATTATGTACTCTATACATTCAGTGTATAAGCGAAGTAAATAAAGGGCTGTATAACTCAgcgtttttgttttgtttctggtcacacagagacacatgccATGAATTGCTGGGTCACGTCCCGTTGCTGGCTGAGCCCAGCTTCGCCCAGTTCTCCCAGGAGATAGGCCTGGCTTCCCTCGGAGCTTCAGATGAATCCATACAGACCCTGGCCACTGTGAGTAGTCATCCTGTCTTACACTAACCTTCACAGGGACGGTTAGAGTAGTCATCCTGTCGAACACTAGCCATACAGACCCTTCCACTGTGAGTAGTCATCCTGTCGAACACTAGCCTTCACAGGGACATTAGTTTTGTACCAGCACTGAATATCATAAATGTTATATTACATATAAAAGTTTAAAACAATTCTGACTGGTGCTTGAGATCAGTTTAGCATCAACACTGAACCTTGTAGATTCTGTAACAAAAAGTACCGTGATCAGTAGTTGAAAAAGTACccaatacttgagtaaaagtaaagataccttcatagaaattACTTTtcaaatgtaacaagtacttttgagtgtcagggaaaatgtacagAGTAAAGTgttattttcttcaggaatgtagtgaagtaaaagttgtcaaaaatatatatagtaaagtacagatacctttaaaaaaaacttaagtagtactttaaaatattttttacttcagtactttaTACCACTGCTGTCTAGTAACATTACTCACCTTCTTCTCAAGGATGGCTGGTTGATATTAGTTTAGTCACCAACCCTGAACTTGGCTGGCTGGTTGAGATTAGTTTAGTCACCAACCCTGAACTTGGCTGGTTGGTTGAGATTAGTTTAGTCACCAACCCTGAACCTTGTTAGCCATGTCCTACATCTGATTTGTTCTGTCTTGTCAACTCTTATCATTATTGATGTGACAATGACCATCAGAGTTGGCACAAgaccacaaacagatctgggaccgtgccagaacccagagaggggcAGTTCACATCTCATTACTGACTCCTAcatgtgttgtgtttcagtgttatttcttCACGGTGGAGTTCGGCCTGTGTAAACAGGAGGGGACTCTAACATGGGTCCATCCCCGAGCGGGACTAACATGGGTCCATCAGGGACCTGCTGTCCATCTATCAGTGAACTCAAGGTATATGGGACTCTGTAACATGGGTCCATCCCCGTAGCAAACATGGGTCCATGGGGACTCTAACATGGGTCCATCCCCGACTGGGACTCTGTAACATGGGTCCATCCCCGACTGGGACTCTAACATGGGTCCATCCCCGACTGGGACTCTAACATGGGTCCATCCCCTGGGACTGGGACTCTGTAACATGGGTCCATCCCCGACTGGGACTCTAAACATGGGTCCATCCCCGACTGGGACTCTGTAACATGGGACTCTGTAACATGGGTCCATCCCCGACTGGGACTCTGTAACATGGGTCCATCCCCGACTGGGACTCTGTAACATGGGTCCATCCCCGACTGACTGGGACTCTGTAACATGGGTCCATCCCCGACTGGGACTCTGTAACATGGGTCCATCCCCGACTGGGACTCTGTAACATGGGTCCATCCCCGACTGGGACTCTGTAACGACTGGGACTCTGTAACATGGGTCCATCCCCTGGGACTGGGTCCATCCCCCGACTGGGACTCTGTAACATGGGTCTCCCCGACTGGGACTAACATGGGTCCATCCCCGACTGGGACTCTGTCCATCCCCGACTGGGACTCTGTAACATGGGTCCATCCCCTCTGTACTGGGTCCACTCTGGGACTAACATGGGTCCATCCCCGACTGGGACTCTGTAACATGGGTCCATCCCCGACTGGGACTCTGTAACATGGGTCCATCCCCGACTGGGACTCTGTAACATGGGTCCATCCCCTGGGACTCTGTAACATGGGTCCATCCCCGACTGGGACTCTGTAACATGGGTCCATCCCCTCTAACATGACTGGGACTCTGTAACATGGGTCCATCCCCGACTGGGACTCTAACATGGGTCCATCCCCGACTGGGACTCTAACATGGGTCCATCCCCGACTGGGACTCTAACATGGGTCCATCCCCGACTGGGACTCTGTAACATGGGTCCATCCCCGACTGGGACTCTGTAACATGGGTCCATCCCCGACTGGGACTCTGTAACATGGGTCCATCCCCGACTGGGACTCTGTAACATGGGTCCATCCCCGACTGGGACTCTAACATGGGTCCATCCCCGACTGGGACTCTAACATGGGTCCATCCCCGACTGGGACTCTAACATGGGTCCAGCGACTGTCAAGTCAACACATTTACCGTTATATTAGAAACTAAAGGGAATATTGTATTACAAAGTTATTTAGGGGAGAAttcttaaaatatatatatattataaaattAGTCTTAATCTGGGCCTGGGAAACTGGACCATTGCAAAAGTAATGCATTATGGGGAATAAACTGCCATTTAGGGCACAACCTCAGCACATTCCAGATGTTTTGTTCttcctgaacccccccccccccccttcccccctccaGCATGCTCTGTCTGGTAACGCCGTCATCAAGCCCTTTGACCCCAAGGTCACATGTAAACAAGAGTGCATCATCACCACATTTCAGGACGTCTACTTTGTGTCCGACAGCTTTGAGGAGGCCAAAGTCAAGATGAGGTGAGGAGTGAAGCCCTTAGGGTCAAAGTGCATCTGGAATATTACTGTACAGTAACACATTATTAAAAGGTTGATTACCTTCATCAGGACGTGTGTACTGTTTATGTACGGGTCGTGAATGTGTTATGATGTCCTTGTGTAGGTACCTGTAAATAAAGTGTTACTGGAttgctacatttaaaaaaaaaaaaaaacatttgaaccttttatttaactaggcaagtcagttaagaacaaattcttattttcaatgacggcctaggaacagtgggttaactgcctgttcaggagcagaggtacagatttgtaccttgtcagctcgggggtttgaactctcaacctgaACATAGTCTGTTACTGACCCCTACCGTCAGTGTGGGAACACGTATAAAGGCTTTTAGATGGTCTCTTCTAGATAAACTTAACTTATTCTTCCCCATTTTCCAGGGAGTTTGCCAAGACCATCAAGCGTCCGTTCACGGTGCGATATAACCCCTACACCCAGAGTGTGGACGTTCTGAAGGACACTCCCAGCATTAACAGCGTGGTGGAGGAGCTGAGACACGACCTGGACATCGTGGGCGACGCCCTCAGCCGGCTTAACAAACACCTGGGGGTCTGAGTGACAACCTGAAGCACTACGAGTCGCATACTGCCTTCTAAATGACACCCTGTTGCCTACATGTGGGCCCTCCCTGGTCTAGTGGTGCActgtttagggaatagggtgccatttgggacagaaggCCTAGGTCCTCTGACGACCTCGACACTCCTGGTTCTCCTGTCCAACTATTATCcgtcagatctgtttgtgctgtctggcCAACTTCCGTGGTCATTTTCACACCAGACAATGACATCGGAGACGGTAACTGGCAAGACGGCTCCAACAGGAGaaatctgccccccccccccccccccaagccatatCCCTGACACACACCTCACTATTGTGACGTCTCTTATGGAAATAAATACTCTGCTGGTGATCCACCTCTAATTTACTCCCAGCCTATGACTTCCCCTTATCTTCCTCATTCAATGCATCCAAAGATATGGTACCTTACTAATAACGTACACTATGGTGTCCAATATATTCCTCCAATTGTTGTGTGTAAGGTTGTTTGCTGGGATGAATTTAATGCTGTAATTTATAATATTACTATTCAAAAGTGTGAATGTATTCAAGGATGATTTTTGACAGAAATGGTTCACATTATCCATTTCTAAATCATCAAAATATTTAGCTTTCTCGTTATCCACTTCtaattcataaaaaaaaaaaaatgtaactgtAGTACTTAAACTCATGTAAACTTTAAATATCATTATTTTTCTACTGTAAATAAATGTAAACTGATTATGTACAAGTCGTGAAAAAAAAAGTGCTGTATCTCTTATGTCTGGGTAATGTATTTCTTTGACATTTCAACAATAAAATTTTCCTGAAGAGAATATGTCTTTGCATTGTGAAATGATGGGGATGTGTGATAATGGCCAGGTTGCCAGGTCTAGCTAAAATATCTAGACCAATGACCTCTCAACCTGCCCACAAGGCCTGAAAACTAGCCCAGCAAGAGAATTGTCACCACATTTATCCAATAAACACTTTTTttagtcttccgactagcttggaaagaccgtACCGTGCAgcatcgaagagccctcactgctgctccatcctatttttttttttttccaacctaattgaggaaaataagaacaatcctacatttatttttgatactgttgcaaagctaactaaaaagcagcattccaaaagagaggatggctttcacttcagcagtaataaattcattaacttctgaggaaaagatcatgattattagaaagcaaattacagactctttaaatctgcgtattcctccaaagctcagttgtcctgagtctgcacaactctgcctggacctaggatcaagagagacacaagtgttttagtactatatctcttgacacaatgatgaaaataatcatggcctctaaaccttcaagctgcatactggaccctattccaactaaactactgaaagagctgcttcctgtgcttgggcctcctatgttgaacataaacggctctctatccaccggatgtgtaccaaactcactaaaagtggcaggaataaagcctctcttgaaaaagccaaaccttgacccagaaaatataaaaaactatcggcctatatcgaatctcccattcctctcaaaaattgtagaaaaagctgttgcgctgCAACTcattgccttcctgaagacaatgtatacgaaatgcttcagtctggttgtAGACCCCATCATGGCACTgtgactgcacttgtgaaggtggtaaatgaccttttaatggcatcagaccgaggctttgcatctgtcctcgtgctcctagaccttagtgcccTCACACGGTTCTGGCTGGGATCTTACCTCAGGACCCTGATGCTGATCCCAGTCGACCTGCGAGCCCCAGTCTCTTTCCAACTACCCACGCACTACGTCCAGCTCCAGAAGTTAAGACATTTTAAACTGGAAAAAGAAAGTCACCATTTTAACTAAAcaccgctctcttctctctcttgtgcAGGAACGGGAACCAGTGTGTCCAGTGCGCGGGCTCGCTGTAGGCGAGCCCACAATGGTCTGGCGCAACGTGGCCCATCCTGCTCTCCTGAATCCCAGGCAGTGGCCATGGTAGCCACGGAAGGAAGGGGGCCTCGACCCCAGGCGAAGCGTCCCCCACAACACCCTAGGTCCCGGCGGCCACGGACTGACAGCGCTGCGGCGCCAAGGGCGATGCGCCTAGGGGAGGGATCTCCCCTGGGCCCCGACGGAAGGGACGGTAATTTATTCAGAGGAGCAGGATGAGGCGAGTTTGATAAAGACTCACCCCGCTCCTGTACAAGGGACTGAAGACAGCCTTTTAACAAAGTGACTTAttaacatgtttttcatgtcttaaaaaatgttttacctttgttagatcattagtacacattttaaatggcttttacAGATTTGATGTTTTTACAAGAAACATACTTTTATTCATGGTTGTTTTCATTGATTTTAACATGTATTTAAATGTAACTTTCAAATGCTGTGTTTTAAGCCTGATTGCCGTTTGTATGTGTATGAAACGATGTCAAAAATGTTTGAGCTGTTTTTTAAAGGAAATgtgttaaaaaaaaacttttccaAAAGAAACAAAAAAATCAGTTCTTATCAGTTTAATATCTGATACGTCCCCTATCTGGGGACCATATATTAAATAGGTTTTTGGAACAGGGAGATGGAATAGCGGCTTGCTCCGTCCACTCCACGCATCGACCTGGTATTGCAGTAGCTCCAGGAACGGTGCACCACCTGCCGTTGTCAATATAAATGTTCATGGATTTAGATTCTTTGAAATATGAGCTACTTTTGAACAGTATGTTCGTTAATGTTCATGTAGCTGTTTGCAGAAGGTTAGGTTATTGTATTTTATCTATATTGATATATGCTCTTGCTTTGTAATGTAAGCGAGGTTTGTGTTACAAAGTGATGGCTATTTCTCCTTCTTTACAacacagattatccattatattgaccagatactAGTGGCCGCTCTAacaaggaatatatatatatatatatatatatatatatatatatatatatatatatatatatatatatatatatatatatatatattaaaggaATCCTGTCGGCAGGAGGAAGGTCAGGTGGGGctattctagccaatgagagggcagatacacaTGTGAACAACATGCACAACgttttccactagttaccacagccacaaagtaaaaaACGGGTTATTCATTTCGGGGGTCATTGTAAACTGCTGTAGCCTTAGCCTACCATTTGATACAGTAAACATGTTGAAATTATATCACCGGGGGTCATTGCGAGTCAATATGCGTCACTTGTGTAGCCTGGTAGCGAAGTCGCCAAGCCAATGTGTATCTGAGTGTGATACTCTATAGTTGGAGTGAGGCAAGTTCGGCATTATTTACTACGTCATGAACGGAACTGAATGCGTGCTACAAAATGATACGGAAGTAAAGACATTCATAACAACATTACCTTGCTCTTGTATTGCATaatcagcaatacaaaacatAGCCTACCTGTTCAGGGAAAAGTCCACAATGAAACTGACATTAAATGTGGAGAATGATACATTTGCGATAGAGCTGTGACCATGATCGCAATCGATAACTTCAAATGTAATTAACTAAACACGGACGTTAATAAATGCATAGTAACACAAGGCTACAACAACAAACGGAAGTTCTAGGCTATGTATTAAATCCGTTTGTCAGCTCCAGGTAGGCGACACAAGTGGCACAAAATGGTTTGCAATGACTCCAGTGATATCGTCATTTCGAAGTAATTATTGTATTAAATGGTAGCCTGCAATGCATATACATTAATAGGCTACTTGATGGCAAGTGTTATCATTCTCCACATTTAATATCAGTTTCATTGAGGACTTTTTCCCAAAACAGATGCACTCGAGGGAGTTTCATAACATCCAtttctcagttggtagagcatggcacttgcaaggccatggttgtgggttcaattcccacagggaACCAGTACGATGAAcacatgaaaatgtatgcactcactactactgtaagtgactctggataagagagtctgctaaatgactcactactgtaagtggctctggataagagagtctgctaaatgactcactactgtaagtgactctggataagagagtctgctaaatgactcactactgtaagtggctctggataagagagtctgctaaatgactcactactgttagtgactctggataagagagtctgctaaatgactcactactgttagtgactctggataagagagtctgctaaatgactcactcctgtaagtgactctggataagagagtctgctaaatgactcactactgttagtgactctggataagagagtctgctaaatgactcactactgttagtgactctggataagagagtctgctaaatgactcactactgttagtgactctggataagagagtctgctaaatgactcactactgttagtgactctggataagagagtctgctaaatgactcactactgtaagtgactctggataagagagtctgctaaatgactcactactgttagtgactctggataagagagtctgctaaatgactcactactgtaagtgactctggataagagagtctgctgaGTGACTCAAGGCCATTTACCAAATACATTTTTACTAAAGTAAAAAGTAAtaaaaataacacaataaaataacaataacaaggctgtatacagggggtacaggtaccgcGTCAAtgtgcaccatcaagagcatcctgaccagttgcatcattCAATTATTTAATTTTCcacataaatctacacacaataccccataatgacaaagtaaa
Proteins encoded in this window:
- the tph1a gene encoding tryptophan 5-hydroxylase 1a; protein product: MYSNKIVGPRRGRSFDSMNIGNEEKLLNNEMNKSTFTKIEECRTEKKNAPSDGRAAIVFSLKNEVGGLVKALKLFQENHVNLVHIESRKSRRRNSEFEIFVDCDSDHEQLNEIIQLLRKHVNVVDINPPDNSCLPEEDVENVPWFPKKISDLDKCANRVLMYGSDLYADHPGFKDNVYRRRRKHFADLAMNYRHGDPIPRIEFTEEELATWAVVYRELNKLYPTHACREYLKNLPLLAKHCECREDNIPQLEDVSRFLRERTGFTIRPVAGYLSPRDFLAGLAFRVFHCTQYVRHGSDPLYTPEPDTCHELLGHVPLLAEPSFAQFSQEIGLASLGASDESIQTLATCYFFTVEFGLCKQEGTLTWHIPDVLFFLNPPPPPSPLQHALSGNAVIKPFDPKVTCKQECIITTFQDVYFVSDSFEEAKVKMREFAKTIKRPFTVRYNPYTQSVDVLKDTPSINSVVEELRHDLDIVGDALSRLNKHLGV